One Mycobacteroides abscessus ATCC 19977 genomic window carries:
- a CDS encoding TetR/AcrR family transcriptional regulator, with translation MTKNAATQRQRTSGRLNRSLDIAILEAAFVTLAEQGYDAMSMDNIAARAGVGKAAIYRRWSSKAALTADAILHGRPSLGKLDEVPDTGSLRGDLHSLYEARDFGDDQVLTGNLLAGIIAEAVNDPTLAAALDDLLVSQTHKRMELVFARAVERGEITQGRDLSLVYDIPLGLSLTAALKRTVIDETYMHRMVEEVILPLVQAPTTHT, from the coding sequence ATGACAAAAAACGCTGCGACGCAACGACAACGGACATCGGGGCGCCTCAACCGCTCATTAGATATCGCGATCCTCGAGGCGGCCTTCGTCACACTCGCCGAGCAGGGCTACGACGCCATGAGCATGGATAACATCGCCGCGCGCGCCGGGGTGGGCAAAGCTGCCATCTATCGACGCTGGTCCTCCAAGGCAGCGCTCACCGCGGATGCGATCTTGCATGGCCGGCCCTCACTGGGAAAACTGGATGAGGTACCGGACACCGGCAGCCTCCGAGGTGACTTGCATTCTCTCTACGAGGCAAGGGATTTCGGTGATGATCAGGTACTGACGGGCAATCTGCTTGCCGGGATCATCGCCGAGGCCGTCAACGACCCGACTCTCGCAGCTGCCCTCGATGACCTACTGGTGTCACAAACCCACAAACGGATGGAACTCGTATTCGCCCGCGCCGTCGAGCGCGGCGAGATAACACAGGGTCGCGACCTGTCACTCGTCTATGACATTCCCTTGGGCCTGAGCCTGACCGCTGCCCTCAAAAGGACGGTGATCGACGAAACCTACATGCACCGAATGGTCGAGGAGGTGATCCTGCCCTTGGTGCAGGCTCCCACCACTCACACGTAG
- a CDS encoding MspA family porin has product MIARLITTGLLMAALGLTEAAAAIAEPIDMAPQLYSRTTRDGWRLEIRLDNERVNSVPNLAAATNSREAFVTLSGTATATGGTNPITDSLFLIGYQLGCQSDVSSGLQIGGSAGVAPSVNVGVLPLQTVGVGGSAGVSGFVQTVLQPGVIVNLPLGNMVLSRGNTGALDLDNVHLKADACGGDVTIRSFASLRVSTETGHTEFAIYGDPIRI; this is encoded by the coding sequence ATGATTGCCCGCCTGATCACAACAGGTCTGTTGATGGCCGCGTTAGGGCTGACGGAAGCGGCCGCCGCCATCGCCGAGCCAATAGACATGGCGCCCCAGTTGTATTCCAGGACCACGCGGGACGGATGGCGTCTGGAAATCAGGTTGGACAACGAACGTGTGAATTCGGTGCCCAACCTGGCGGCCGCGACGAACTCGCGGGAGGCCTTCGTCACGCTCTCGGGAACGGCGACGGCGACCGGTGGTACCAATCCGATCACCGATAGTCTCTTTCTCATCGGTTATCAGCTTGGTTGCCAGTCCGACGTGTCATCGGGCTTGCAGATCGGCGGATCTGCCGGGGTCGCACCGTCGGTGAATGTCGGCGTACTTCCGTTACAAACTGTAGGCGTCGGCGGTAGCGCCGGAGTCAGCGGATTTGTCCAGACCGTGCTGCAGCCCGGCGTCATCGTCAATCTGCCACTGGGCAACATGGTGTTGTCGCGGGGGAATACCGGGGCCCTGGATTTGGACAACGTCCATCTGAAGGCGGACGCCTGCGGAGGGGATGTGACCATCCGGTCCTTCGCCTCCTTGCGGGTGTCCACCGAGACCGGTCATACCGAGTTTGCGATCTATGGCGACCCAATCAGGATCTAG
- a CDS encoding cobyrinate a,c-diamide synthase: MVIAAPASGSGKTTVATGLMGALRHAGHRVAPFKVGPDYIDPGYHALATGRPGRNLDSVLVGDDLIGPLFRHGSRNADIAVVEGVMGLFDGRVGDAKGSTAEIAALLGAPVVLVVDAKGYSQSLSALLHGFVAHAAEAGIRIAGVILNRVGSARHRDILTAAADRAGLRVFGALPRTDELSVPSRHLGLVTAVEHGQAALGAISAMAQLVATHVNVGAIAAAAHSDVTSPIWEPAEAVGAPTDREPVVALAAGQAFTFGYAEHRELLAAAGALVAEFDPRSDSLPAETAALVIPGGFPEQFATDLSANATLRQQVGEMVGPIHAECAGLTYLCRDLDGVPMCGVLDARARFTDSLTLGYREAVALTGSVLFEEGERLSGHEFHRTTVDYPEDGAPRAWAWRTADGVRREGTVVGEGRIHASYLHTHPAAHPSATARFVARAAATGLSNDARSG; this comes from the coding sequence GTGGTGATTGCCGCGCCGGCTTCCGGCAGCGGAAAGACCACGGTGGCAACGGGTTTGATGGGCGCGCTGCGGCACGCGGGTCACCGGGTGGCGCCGTTCAAGGTGGGACCGGACTATATCGATCCCGGGTACCACGCGCTGGCTACCGGGAGACCGGGGCGCAATCTCGACAGCGTGCTGGTGGGGGACGACCTGATCGGTCCGTTGTTTCGGCACGGCAGCCGGAATGCCGACATTGCCGTGGTCGAAGGGGTCATGGGACTTTTCGACGGGCGCGTCGGCGATGCGAAGGGATCCACGGCGGAGATCGCGGCTCTGCTCGGGGCGCCGGTGGTGTTGGTGGTGGACGCGAAAGGGTATAGCCAGAGCTTGTCGGCCCTGTTGCACGGTTTTGTGGCGCATGCCGCTGAGGCGGGGATCAGGATCGCCGGGGTCATTCTCAATCGGGTGGGGTCGGCGCGGCACCGGGACATTCTCACCGCTGCGGCGGATCGCGCGGGACTCCGCGTGTTCGGCGCTCTGCCGCGCACCGACGAATTATCGGTCCCTTCACGGCATTTAGGACTGGTCACGGCTGTCGAACACGGCCAGGCGGCGCTTGGTGCGATCTCGGCGATGGCACAGCTGGTCGCCACGCATGTCAATGTGGGAGCGATCGCCGCCGCCGCCCACAGCGATGTGACGTCGCCGATATGGGAGCCTGCCGAGGCGGTTGGTGCCCCGACAGACCGGGAGCCGGTGGTGGCGCTGGCCGCCGGCCAGGCATTCACCTTCGGATACGCCGAGCATCGAGAGCTCTTGGCCGCGGCGGGCGCGTTGGTCGCCGAATTCGACCCGCGCTCAGATTCACTGCCCGCGGAAACGGCGGCCCTGGTGATACCCGGCGGATTTCCGGAGCAATTCGCCACCGATCTATCCGCCAATGCGACTCTGCGGCAACAAGTTGGCGAGATGGTGGGCCCCATTCATGCCGAGTGCGCGGGGCTGACCTACCTGTGCAGAGACCTCGACGGTGTACCGATGTGCGGAGTGCTGGATGCGCGTGCACGTTTCACCGACTCGCTGACGCTCGGGTACCGGGAGGCGGTAGCACTCACCGGTTCTGTGCTGTTTGAGGAGGGAGAAAGACTGAGCGGGCACGAATTCCACCGCACCACTGTCGACTATCCGGAGGACGGGGCGCCCCGTGCCTGGGCCTGGCGCACCGCGGACGGTGTCCGTCGCGAGGGCACGGTCGTGGGAGAGGGGCGGATACATGCCTCATACCTGCATACCCATCCCGCGGCGCATCCCAGTGCGACGGCACGTTTCGTGGCACGCGCGGCCGCGACGGGATTGTCCAATGATGCCCGTTCTGGCTGA
- the cobO gene encoding cob(I)yrinic acid a,c-diamide adenosyltransferase translates to MPQGQPLVVPQDGLTTKARRNAPILAVHTGAGKGKSTAAFGMALRAWHHGADVAVFQFVKSAKWRVGEESVFGELAKLHDEHGIGGSVQWHKMGSGWSWSRKAGTETDHAADAAAGWAEIARRLAAQEHGFYVLDEFTYPLKWGWVDPDEVVEVLRSRPGMQHVVITGRDAPQQLLDAADLVTEMTKVKHPMDQGRKGQRGIEW, encoded by the coding sequence ATGCCACAGGGGCAGCCATTGGTGGTGCCGCAGGACGGCCTGACCACCAAGGCACGTCGCAACGCGCCGATTCTGGCAGTGCATACCGGCGCCGGAAAAGGCAAGTCGACGGCCGCCTTTGGCATGGCTCTGCGTGCCTGGCACCACGGAGCCGATGTCGCGGTGTTCCAATTCGTCAAGAGTGCCAAATGGCGTGTGGGCGAGGAGTCGGTCTTCGGTGAACTCGCCAAGCTGCACGATGAGCACGGAATCGGCGGCTCGGTGCAGTGGCACAAGATGGGGTCGGGGTGGTCCTGGTCACGCAAGGCGGGAACCGAGACGGACCACGCCGCGGACGCGGCAGCTGGGTGGGCCGAAATCGCACGGCGGCTGGCAGCGCAGGAGCACGGCTTCTACGTGCTGGATGAGTTCACCTATCCGCTCAAGTGGGGATGGGTCGACCCGGACGAAGTTGTCGAGGTGCTGCGCTCCCGGCCTGGCATGCAACACGTGGTCATCACCGGGCGTGACGCACCGCAGCAGCTGCTGGACGCGGCCGATCTGGTGACCGAGATGACCAAGGTCAAGCATCCGATGGACCAGGGTCGCAAGGGCCAGCGCGGCATTGAATGGTGA
- a CDS encoding magnesium chelatase subunit D family protein yields the protein MASATAGYPLSAIVGHDRLRLALVLSAVRPDIGGVLIRGEKGTAKSTAVRALASVLGSVDGARLVELPIGATEDRVVGSLDLQKVLRDGEHAFSPGLLARADGGVLYVDEVNLLHDHLVDVVLDAAAMGRVHVERDGVSHSYDARFVLIGTMNPEEGELRPQLLDRFGFAVDIHASRDVEVRAEVIRRRLAYEADPAGFVSRYASEEAELAARIADARQLLARVVLPDAELRRIATLCAAFDVDGMRADLVVARAAIAHAAWRGADTVGEPDIRVAAELALPHRRRRDPFDEPGLDPDQLDQAMRDSAPPQDQDGEDPDPEPDGPGGGASDSAPDPAKASDSQQDSAYAAGSSRPSPAPSATFRTKTLRVPGVGMGAPGKRSVARNRAGKVIAPSSDEGFGVHVIGTLMSAASRVTEPGRLPRPVLTDLQWAIREGREGNLVIFVVDASGSMAARQKMSAVSGATLSLLRDAYQRRDKVAVITFRGQDAAMLLAPTGSTHIAGRRLQRFDTGGKTPLAQGLLAARDLVARERGRDPHRRALVVVLTDGRATGGRDPLGRTRRASALLRAEQVACVVIDCETSFVRMDLAVTLAQQLDAPVIQLDHLNADRLAGVVRGATAAA from the coding sequence ATGGCTAGCGCCACAGCCGGATACCCGCTGAGTGCGATCGTCGGCCACGATCGGCTGCGATTGGCCCTGGTGCTTTCGGCGGTGCGGCCCGACATCGGCGGTGTGCTCATCCGTGGCGAAAAGGGCACGGCCAAATCGACTGCGGTGCGCGCCCTGGCGTCGGTACTGGGTTCAGTCGACGGGGCACGGCTGGTGGAGCTGCCCATCGGTGCCACCGAGGATCGGGTCGTGGGCTCCCTGGACCTGCAGAAGGTATTGCGCGACGGCGAACACGCTTTCTCCCCGGGGCTTCTGGCGCGTGCCGACGGTGGCGTTCTGTACGTGGACGAGGTCAACTTACTGCATGATCACCTTGTCGATGTGGTCCTGGACGCGGCGGCGATGGGCCGGGTACATGTGGAGCGCGACGGCGTATCTCATTCGTACGATGCGAGATTCGTGTTGATCGGCACCATGAATCCCGAGGAGGGGGAGCTGCGTCCCCAGCTGCTCGACCGTTTCGGATTCGCGGTGGACATTCATGCCTCCCGTGATGTCGAGGTGCGGGCCGAAGTCATCCGGCGGCGGCTTGCCTATGAGGCAGATCCCGCGGGTTTCGTCTCGAGGTACGCATCGGAGGAGGCCGAGCTGGCGGCCCGTATTGCCGATGCTCGGCAGCTACTTGCTCGAGTTGTCCTGCCCGACGCCGAATTACGGCGCATAGCGACCCTGTGTGCTGCCTTTGACGTGGACGGAATGCGTGCCGATCTGGTGGTGGCGCGCGCTGCGATCGCCCACGCGGCGTGGCGTGGCGCCGACACCGTCGGTGAGCCCGATATCCGAGTGGCAGCGGAGCTGGCACTGCCACATCGGCGCCGCCGGGATCCGTTCGATGAACCGGGTCTGGATCCGGATCAGCTCGACCAGGCGATGCGTGACAGCGCCCCGCCGCAGGATCAGGATGGGGAAGATCCTGACCCCGAGCCGGACGGCCCGGGCGGTGGTGCGTCCGATTCTGCCCCGGATCCTGCGAAAGCAAGTGATTCGCAGCAAGATTCGGCGTACGCGGCTGGGTCGTCGCGGCCCAGCCCGGCGCCTTCGGCGACCTTTCGCACCAAGACTTTGCGGGTTCCGGGAGTTGGCATGGGAGCCCCGGGGAAGCGCTCCGTGGCCCGCAACCGCGCCGGCAAGGTGATTGCGCCGAGTTCGGACGAGGGATTCGGGGTGCATGTGATCGGCACCTTGATGTCCGCCGCGAGTCGGGTGACCGAACCTGGGCGGCTACCCAGACCGGTGCTTACCGATCTGCAGTGGGCGATAAGGGAAGGCCGCGAAGGCAACCTGGTGATCTTTGTGGTCGATGCCTCGGGGTCCATGGCCGCGCGCCAGAAGATGTCGGCAGTCAGCGGCGCGACCTTGTCCCTGCTGCGTGATGCCTATCAGCGCCGTGACAAGGTCGCGGTCATCACGTTCCGCGGGCAGGATGCCGCCATGCTGCTGGCGCCCACCGGCTCGACTCATATCGCGGGCCGCAGGCTGCAGCGGTTCGATACCGGCGGCAAGACTCCCTTGGCGCAGGGTCTGCTGGCCGCGCGTGACTTGGTGGCACGCGAGCGTGGACGTGACCCGCACCGGCGCGCTTTGGTGGTGGTGCTCACCGACGGGCGTGCTACCGGTGGTCGGGACCCCTTGGGGCGCACACGTCGCGCTTCGGCCCTGCTGCGTGCCGAACAGGTCGCCTGCGTGGTGATCGACTGTGAGACATCTTTCGTGCGGATGGATTTGGCTGTCACTCTGGCGCAGCAGCTCGACGCGCCGGTGATCCAGCTTGACCATCTGAACGCTGACCGGCTCGCCGGAGTGGTGCGCGGCGCGACTGCCGCTGCGTGA
- a CDS encoding GNAT family N-acetyltransferase, with the protein MSIGWSWSADLDTTTLYGLLRLRAEAFIVGQNCAYQDLDGRDLDPGTRHFWIKDQDNAVVSGLRLLVDPAGDGFWIGRVCTAEAERGRGHAARLVRAVLAEIGGAGCRLNAQAHLKDMYGKLGFVVSGDEFLEDEIPHVPMTWVAGNG; encoded by the coding sequence GTGAGCATCGGGTGGTCCTGGTCCGCGGATCTGGACACCACCACGCTCTACGGCCTGTTGAGATTGCGGGCAGAAGCGTTCATCGTCGGGCAGAACTGTGCCTACCAGGACCTCGACGGTCGTGATCTCGACCCCGGCACCAGGCACTTCTGGATCAAAGACCAGGACAATGCCGTCGTGAGCGGACTGCGTCTGCTGGTGGATCCGGCGGGCGACGGTTTCTGGATCGGGCGGGTATGCACCGCCGAGGCCGAACGGGGCAGGGGTCATGCCGCACGCCTGGTGCGTGCCGTACTGGCAGAGATCGGTGGCGCGGGCTGCCGGTTGAATGCGCAGGCCCACCTGAAAGACATGTATGGCAAGCTGGGATTCGTGGTTTCCGGTGACGAATTCCTCGAGGACGAGATACCGCACGTACCTATGACGTGGGTGGCCGGAAATGGCTAG
- the mqo gene encoding malate dehydrogenase (quinone) has product MSKAQVEQTDVALIGSGIMSATLGALLRLVEPDLSITLIERLDAAASESSDPWNNAGTGHSALCELNYTPQKADGSIDITKAITVNEQFQVSRQFWAYAVENGVLPDVRGFLNPIPHVSYVHGADKVEFLRKRHEALVGNPLFAKMEFIDDDDEFARRLPLMAAGRDFTDPVGLNWSQDGTDVDFGELSKQLVGFGVRSGTSAVFGTEVRNISRESDGGWLLKLVNGRTGEKRKLKAKFVFVGAGGGALGLLQKAGIPEAKGFGGFPVSGAFLRTNSTDLTDGHKAKVYGFPPLGAPPMSAPHLDTRVINGKEWLLFGPFAGWSPKFLKMGKVTDLPASIKPNNLLSMVGVGLTEFKLATFLLSQLALTPDDRIDMLREFAPKAQRADWELITAGQRVQVIRPAKGKGGALEFGTMVLNSADGSIAGLLGASPGASTAVPAMLDVMQRCFPDRYSNWMPKLKEMIPSLGISLSDEPSLFGEVWDWGTRVLGLEQ; this is encoded by the coding sequence GTGTCAAAAGCGCAGGTGGAGCAGACAGACGTTGCCCTGATTGGGTCGGGGATCATGAGTGCGACGCTTGGCGCTCTGCTGCGGTTGGTCGAACCGGACCTGTCGATCACCTTGATCGAGCGCCTGGACGCGGCCGCCAGTGAAAGCAGCGACCCCTGGAACAACGCAGGAACCGGCCACTCGGCACTGTGCGAGCTGAACTACACCCCGCAGAAGGCCGACGGGTCGATTGACATCACCAAGGCCATCACGGTCAATGAGCAGTTCCAGGTATCGCGCCAGTTCTGGGCCTACGCCGTCGAGAACGGTGTGCTGCCCGACGTTCGTGGTTTCCTCAATCCCATCCCGCACGTGAGCTATGTGCACGGTGCCGACAAGGTCGAGTTCCTGCGTAAGCGCCACGAGGCCCTGGTGGGCAACCCGCTTTTTGCGAAGATGGAATTCATCGACGACGACGACGAGTTTGCGCGTCGTCTGCCATTGATGGCCGCCGGACGCGATTTCACCGATCCTGTGGGTTTGAACTGGAGCCAGGACGGCACCGACGTAGATTTCGGTGAGCTGTCAAAGCAGTTGGTGGGCTTCGGTGTTCGCAGCGGCACCAGCGCAGTCTTTGGCACCGAGGTTCGTAACATCAGCCGTGAAAGCGACGGCGGATGGCTTCTCAAGCTGGTCAACGGACGCACCGGCGAGAAGCGCAAGCTGAAGGCGAAGTTCGTCTTCGTCGGTGCCGGCGGCGGAGCTCTCGGACTACTGCAGAAGGCCGGAATCCCGGAAGCCAAGGGCTTCGGCGGATTCCCGGTCAGTGGTGCTTTCCTGCGTACCAACAGCACCGACCTGACCGACGGACACAAGGCCAAGGTGTATGGCTTCCCGCCACTCGGTGCGCCCCCAATGTCGGCGCCGCACTTGGACACTCGCGTGATCAACGGCAAGGAATGGCTGCTGTTCGGGCCGTTCGCCGGATGGTCGCCCAAGTTCCTGAAGATGGGCAAGGTAACCGACCTACCCGCATCGATCAAGCCCAACAACCTGTTGTCGATGGTGGGCGTCGGACTGACCGAGTTCAAGCTGGCCACCTTCCTGCTGAGCCAGCTTGCGCTCACTCCGGATGACCGCATTGACATGCTGCGCGAATTCGCCCCCAAGGCACAGCGCGCCGACTGGGAGTTGATCACCGCGGGCCAGCGTGTACAGGTCATCAGGCCGGCTAAGGGCAAGGGCGGGGCGCTCGAGTTCGGCACCATGGTGCTCAACTCGGCCGATGGCAGCATCGCCGGCCTGCTCGGTGCGTCGCCGGGAGCCTCTACTGCGGTGCCCGCGATGCTCGATGTGATGCAGCGTTGTTTCCCCGACCGGTACTCGAACTGGATGCCCAAGCTCAAGGAGATGATCCCGTCGCTCGGCATCAGCCTTTCCGACGAACCGTCGCTGTTTGGCGAGGTATGGGACTGGGGCACACGGGTTCTCGGCCTGGAGCAGTGA
- a CDS encoding alpha/beta hydrolase codes for MPVTWEPDVLDGYLRQTIDLGIDPDGEGVITATLVRPEIQPENGRAVLMVHGYTDYFFHTELAEHFLARGYRFFALDLRKCGRSRHEHQTPHYISDLSLYDAELNAAIAIINGEAGGGTSEAPILVYGHSAGGLIVSLWLNRLRVSDRLGRIAGLILNSPWLDLQGRPFLRSGGTTAAVKAISRFRAKQAIPLPHEGAYGASLHKDFHGEFDYNLEWKPVGGFPVRFGWISAIRRGHAELHRGLDVGVPNLILRSDRSLPGDIDPAVALQGDLVLDVQQIARWAGCIGNDQRVVPIPGAKHDVFLSVAQSRARAYRELNSWLQWYETAE; via the coding sequence ATGCCCGTGACATGGGAACCCGATGTCCTCGATGGCTACCTTCGACAGACCATTGACCTGGGCATTGACCCTGATGGCGAAGGTGTAATTACCGCCACACTGGTGCGTCCTGAAATACAGCCGGAAAACGGACGCGCGGTGCTCATGGTCCATGGATATACCGACTACTTCTTCCACACCGAACTTGCCGAGCATTTTCTGGCTCGGGGTTATCGCTTCTTTGCGCTGGACTTGCGCAAATGCGGGCGTTCGCGCCATGAACACCAAACCCCGCACTACATCAGCGATCTATCGCTTTACGATGCCGAACTCAATGCCGCAATAGCCATCATCAACGGCGAAGCGGGTGGGGGCACCAGTGAGGCCCCGATTCTCGTGTATGGGCATTCCGCCGGTGGTCTCATCGTCTCGCTATGGCTCAACCGTCTGCGGGTGAGCGACCGGCTGGGCCGTATCGCGGGTCTTATCCTCAACAGTCCGTGGCTTGATCTGCAGGGTCGCCCCTTCCTCCGCAGCGGAGGCACCACCGCGGCGGTGAAAGCGATTTCGCGATTTCGCGCCAAACAAGCGATCCCGTTGCCGCACGAGGGCGCATATGGCGCGAGCCTGCATAAGGACTTTCACGGCGAGTTCGACTACAACCTGGAATGGAAGCCGGTCGGCGGTTTCCCGGTGCGGTTCGGTTGGATCAGCGCTATCCGGCGCGGGCACGCCGAGCTGCACCGCGGCTTGGATGTCGGCGTGCCCAACCTGATACTGCGCTCGGACCGCAGTCTGCCCGGAGACATCGATCCCGCGGTGGCATTGCAGGGTGACCTGGTCCTGGACGTACAACAGATTGCCCGCTGGGCGGGCTGTATCGGCAACGATCAGCGCGTGGTTCCGATTCCGGGCGCCAAACACGACGTGTTCCTGTCCGTGGCGCAATCCCGCGCGCGGGCATACCGGGAGCTGAACTCGTGGCTTCAGTGGTACGAGACCGCTGAGTAG
- a CDS encoding alpha/beta fold hydrolase: MSPTPELHRPRPAVPPARDGELHQVVTIDGRTVQVNVSGPDKGTTVVMLAAAGHFALSYRAVCERLHTAGLRTAVIGHDPHLHAKAITGVLDDIGVKVALLVGDRAGGELAWDLAASKLDRFIGLVAIDRGHPRVADRAGLIRDKHCPPVEINTTVLVTSDATRAIARASQRFVYGDYRIVELMGRRSATRDLTPELAAEVVLRSSSW, from the coding sequence ATGAGTCCGACGCCCGAGCTTCATCGGCCGCGCCCCGCGGTGCCGCCCGCGCGCGACGGTGAACTGCACCAGGTCGTCACGATTGACGGCCGAACGGTGCAGGTCAACGTGTCAGGCCCGGATAAGGGAACCACTGTCGTGATGCTGGCGGCCGCTGGGCATTTCGCGCTCAGTTATCGCGCGGTGTGCGAGCGGCTGCACACCGCGGGCTTGCGTACCGCGGTGATCGGTCACGATCCGCACCTGCATGCCAAGGCCATCACCGGAGTACTTGACGACATCGGGGTCAAGGTGGCGTTGTTGGTCGGGGACCGAGCGGGCGGCGAATTGGCGTGGGACTTGGCCGCCAGCAAGCTAGACAGATTCATCGGACTCGTCGCAATCGACCGTGGACATCCGCGGGTTGCCGACCGTGCCGGGCTGATCCGGGACAAACACTGCCCACCGGTCGAGATCAACACCACGGTATTGGTCACTTCCGACGCGACGCGGGCGATCGCGCGCGCCAGCCAGCGTTTTGTCTACGGCGATTACCGCATCGTCGAGCTGATGGGGCGTCGTTCCGCCACGCGGGACCTCACCCCCGAGCTGGCCGCAGAGGTGGTACTGCGCAGCAGCTCGTGGTAG
- a CDS encoding cobyric acid synthase encodes MTGAVSGALLVGGVSSDAGKSLVVTGLCRLLARKGIRVAPFKAQNMSNNSVVTVDGGEIGRAQALQARACGLEPSVRFNPVLLKPGSDRTSQLVVRGRATGNVSARSYVEHREELRQVVAEDLRTLREEYDVVICEGAGSVAEINLRTTDIANMGLARAAGLPVVLVGDIDRGGVLAHLFGSVAVLEPADQRLVAGFIVNKFRGDPTLLEPGLEQLATLTGRPTYGVLPYDDQLWLDAEDSVSVVASGQVGQTSDPIGQEWLRVAAVRLPRISNSTDIEALACEPGVTVRWAAHPADIADADVVVIPGTKATVADLAWMRRHGVADAVVAHARSGGPVLGICGGFQMLATTIDDRVESGAGAVEGLGLLDIDIAFEPVKTLRRWGPPGLTGYEIHHGTVTRSAVPPWLTDHDEGAVDGAVWGTHWHGVLDNDDFRRAWLTQAAAAAGRSGFAVAADTNVGDRRAAQLDRLADLVGTHVDVDALESVWEESGLPASAPSYPVIAARVE; translated from the coding sequence ATGACGGGCGCCGTATCCGGCGCGCTGCTGGTCGGGGGCGTAAGCTCCGATGCCGGTAAGAGTCTGGTGGTGACGGGCCTGTGTCGATTGTTGGCCCGCAAGGGTATTCGTGTCGCTCCCTTCAAGGCTCAGAACATGTCGAACAACTCCGTGGTGACCGTCGATGGGGGAGAGATCGGCAGGGCGCAGGCCCTACAGGCTCGCGCCTGCGGTCTGGAACCCTCCGTTCGGTTCAATCCGGTGCTTCTCAAGCCGGGGAGCGATCGCACCTCGCAGCTGGTGGTGCGAGGCCGCGCGACGGGAAACGTCAGCGCCCGCTCGTATGTCGAGCATCGTGAGGAATTGCGGCAGGTGGTCGCGGAGGACCTGCGGACGCTGCGCGAAGAATACGATGTGGTGATCTGCGAGGGTGCCGGCTCTGTCGCCGAGATCAACTTACGGACAACCGATATCGCCAATATGGGGCTGGCGCGGGCGGCGGGCCTACCCGTGGTGTTGGTTGGTGACATTGACCGCGGCGGAGTGCTGGCGCATCTGTTCGGTTCCGTGGCGGTGCTCGAGCCCGCGGACCAAAGGCTGGTCGCAGGTTTTATCGTCAACAAGTTCCGCGGCGACCCCACTTTGTTGGAGCCCGGGCTCGAACAGCTTGCGACGCTGACCGGCCGCCCCACGTACGGGGTGCTGCCGTACGACGACCAATTGTGGCTCGATGCCGAGGATTCGGTTTCCGTGGTGGCCTCGGGACAGGTGGGGCAGACCAGCGACCCGATCGGCCAGGAATGGTTGAGGGTGGCGGCGGTGCGGCTGCCGCGTATCTCCAATTCCACCGATATCGAGGCGCTCGCCTGCGAGCCGGGGGTTACCGTGCGGTGGGCGGCGCACCCTGCGGATATCGCCGACGCCGATGTGGTGGTCATTCCCGGTACCAAGGCAACCGTCGCCGACCTGGCCTGGATGCGTCGTCACGGTGTCGCCGATGCCGTTGTCGCCCACGCCCGTTCGGGCGGGCCGGTACTGGGCATCTGTGGCGGATTTCAGATGCTCGCGACCACGATCGATGATCGCGTCGAGTCCGGCGCGGGCGCGGTCGAGGGGCTGGGCCTGCTCGATATCGACATCGCCTTCGAGCCGGTTAAGACGTTGCGACGCTGGGGACCTCCGGGGCTCACCGGCTACGAAATCCACCACGGCACGGTTACCCGCTCGGCGGTGCCACCCTGGTTGACCGACCATGACGAGGGTGCCGTCGATGGGGCGGTCTGGGGCACCCATTGGCACGGAGTCTTGGACAACGACGATTTCCGTCGCGCGTGGCTCACCCAGGCGGCGGCCGCGGCCGGGCGCTCCGGTTTCGCCGTCGCGGCGGACACCAATGTCGGCGATCGTCGCGCTGCCCAGCTGGACCGATTGGCCGATCTCGTCGGCACCCACGTCGATGTCGATGCCCTTGAGTCGGTGTGGGAAGAATCTGGATTGCCCGCATCAGCCCCGTCATATCCGGTAATTGCGGCACGGGTCGAATAG